A genome region from Dickeya chrysanthemi NCPPB 402 includes the following:
- a CDS encoding phosphatase, whose protein sequence is MYPVDLHMHTVASTHAYSTLHDYVAEAKTKQIRLFAITDHGPDMADAPHHWHFINMRVWPRVVDGIGILRGIEANIKNLAGDIDCTGPMLESMDLIIAGFHEPVFPPSNREAHTEAMIAAMAQGVVHIISHPGNPKFPVDIRAVAQAAAKYNVALELNNSSFTHSRKGSEVNCRAIAEAVRDAGGYLALGSDSHIAWSLGEFPHCERIMRDVDFPQDRVLNVSPRRVLDFLEQRGKPVIPEFADL, encoded by the coding sequence ATGTATCCCGTCGATTTACACATGCACACCGTCGCCAGCACCCACGCCTACAGCACCTTACATGACTATGTGGCCGAAGCTAAAACTAAGCAGATCCGCCTGTTCGCCATTACCGATCATGGCCCGGATATGGCGGATGCGCCGCATCACTGGCATTTCATTAATATGCGTGTCTGGCCGCGGGTAGTGGACGGTATCGGTATTCTGCGAGGTATTGAGGCTAACATTAAGAATCTGGCGGGCGATATCGACTGCACCGGGCCGATGCTGGAAAGCATGGATCTGATTATCGCCGGTTTTCATGAGCCGGTGTTTCCCCCTTCAAATCGTGAAGCCCATACCGAAGCGATGATTGCCGCTATGGCACAAGGGGTGGTACATATCATCAGCCACCCCGGTAACCCGAAATTCCCTGTTGATATCCGTGCGGTGGCGCAAGCGGCGGCCAAATATAACGTGGCGCTGGAATTGAATAACTCCTCTTTCACCCATTCCCGCAAAGGCAGCGAGGTGAATTGCCGGGCGATAGCCGAAGCGGTGCGTGACGCCGGCGGTTATCTGGCTCTGGGGTCGGATTCGCATATCGCCTGGTCGTTGGGGGAATTTCCACATTGTGAGCGTATTATGCGGGACGTTGATTTTCCGCAGGATCGCGTGTTGAATGTCAGCCCGCGCCGGGTGCTGGATTTTCTGGAGCAGCGCGGTAAGCCGGTGATCCCGGAGTTTGCCGATCTGTGA
- a CDS encoding molecular chaperone: MNEFSVVCRILGTLFNRSPQDPLLAPLFTLIEQGKLAQQWPLAQDELMARWQRNVDLPAMSADYEALFGAEPSVAPWRSSWEPDAPEAEIRSFLQQRGMPLGDGPVDHFGALLLAASWLEDQAQEDETAAQSAFFDNYLLPWSDRFLGKVESHATSAFYRTLAIICREALDAMRDELAEAENGEMDDETPEE; encoded by the coding sequence ATGAATGAATTTTCCGTGGTGTGCCGCATTCTCGGCACGCTGTTTAACCGCTCGCCGCAGGATCCGCTGTTGGCGCCGTTGTTTACCCTGATTGAGCAAGGCAAGCTGGCGCAGCAATGGCCGCTGGCGCAAGACGAGCTGATGGCGCGCTGGCAGCGCAACGTCGATTTACCGGCGATGAGTGCTGATTATGAGGCATTGTTCGGCGCAGAACCCTCGGTAGCGCCGTGGCGCTCCAGTTGGGAGCCGGACGCGCCGGAAGCTGAAATCCGCTCGTTTTTACAACAACGTGGTATGCCGTTGGGCGACGGGCCGGTGGATCACTTTGGTGCTTTGCTGCTGGCGGCGTCCTGGCTGGAAGATCAGGCACAGGAAGATGAAACGGCGGCGCAGTCGGCGTTTTTCGATAACTATTTATTGCCGTGGAGTGATCGTTTTCTGGGCAAGGTGGAAAGCCATGCTACCAGTGCATTTTATCGCACTCTGGCGATCATTTGCCGTGAAGCACTGGACGCGATGCGTGACGAACTGGCGGAAGCGGAAAACGGCGAGATGGATGATGAGACGCCTGAAGAGTGA
- a CDS encoding lipoprotein — MKKSGLAALALLGTLLISGCNQLAQYSLSEQEINQYLQQHNDYQKQLGVPGVVDAHITLTELTSQIGRTEPGKVTLSGTAKVDISSLLGKQQADMKLTLKAQPVFNKDEGAIYLKEMELVDYSVQPEKLQTVMQTLTPYLNQSLKSYFDQKPAYVLNPEHSNKEALAKKLAKGIEVKPGQLVIMLTD, encoded by the coding sequence ATGAAAAAATCGGGACTGGCCGCTCTGGCGCTGCTGGGTACATTGCTGATAAGCGGTTGTAACCAACTGGCGCAATACAGCCTGAGCGAGCAAGAAATTAATCAGTATTTGCAGCAACATAATGACTACCAGAAGCAATTGGGCGTTCCCGGCGTGGTGGATGCACATATTACGCTGACCGAGCTGACCAGCCAGATTGGTCGCACAGAACCCGGCAAAGTGACGCTGAGCGGTACCGCCAAGGTCGATATCAGCTCGCTGCTGGGTAAACAGCAGGCAGACATGAAACTAACGCTTAAAGCCCAGCCGGTGTTCAACAAGGATGAAGGCGCCATCTACCTGAAAGAGATGGAGTTGGTGGATTACAGCGTTCAGCCGGAGAAATTACAAACAGTGATGCAAACGCTGACGCCCTACCTGAATCAGTCGTTGAAAAGCTATTTTGACCAGAAGCCCGCTTATGTGCTGAACCCGGAGCACAGCAACAAAGAGGCGCTGGCGAAGAAACTGGCCAAAGGCATCGAGGTGAAACCCGGTCAACTGGTTATCATGTTGACCGATTAA
- the grxB gene encoding glutaredoxin 2: MKLFVYEHCPFCVKARMIFGLKRLPVELHVLSNDDETTPISMVGQKVVPILQKDDGSYMPESLDIVKYVDELDGKPVLTGPTNPAIDTWIRGVYEYAPRLLIPRFSRADFDEFTTDAGRNYFIHKKEGQIGSFDTHFSQSAELISQLESDLQALAPLIVPPQACNGTLSLDDINLFALLRSLTIVADVNVPASVAAYCDTLSQNANVDLLLEQAQ, from the coding sequence ATGAAATTGTTTGTCTATGAACATTGTCCTTTCTGCGTGAAAGCACGCATGATTTTCGGCCTTAAACGGTTGCCGGTGGAACTGCATGTGTTGTCTAACGATGATGAAACCACGCCGATTTCAATGGTCGGCCAGAAAGTGGTACCGATCCTGCAAAAAGACGACGGCAGCTACATGCCGGAAAGTCTGGACATCGTGAAATACGTTGACGAGCTGGACGGCAAACCGGTGCTGACCGGCCCGACCAACCCGGCTATCGACACCTGGATTCGCGGCGTGTATGAATACGCGCCGCGCCTGCTGATTCCCCGTTTTTCCCGCGCGGATTTCGACGAGTTCACCACTGACGCCGGCCGCAACTACTTCATTCACAAGAAAGAGGGGCAAATCGGCAGCTTCGATACTCATTTCAGCCAGAGCGCTGAGCTGATCAGCCAGTTGGAAAGCGACCTGCAAGCGCTGGCGCCGCTGATAGTACCGCCACAGGCGTGCAACGGTACGTTGTCGCTGGATGACATCAACCTGTTTGCCCTGCTGCGCTCGCTGACCATCGTTGCCGACGTCAATGTCCCGGCGAGTGTCGCCGCTTACTGCGACACCTTGTCTCAAAACGCCAACGTCGACCTGCTGCTTGAACAGGCACAATAA
- the mdtH gene encoding multidrug efflux MFS transporter MdtH — protein MSLMTQARSLGKYFLLLDNMLVVLGFFVVFPLISIRFVDQMGWAALTVGIALGLRQFTQQGLGIFGGAIADRFGAKPMIVTGMLLRASGFVFMALATTPLMLMLSCVLSALGGTLFEPPRNAMVIKLTRPHERSRFFSLLMMQDNAGAVIGALIGSWLMQYNFSVVCWAGAAVFVLAAALNALLLPAYRISTIRTPIREGMMRVMRDHRFVVYVLTLTGYFMLGVQVLLMMPIMVNELAGTPSAVKWMYAIEAALSLTLLYPIARWSEKRFRLEQRLMFGLFIMTLSLIPMGMITSLQWLLGLIGLFYIGSIIAEPARETLGASLADARARGSYMGFSRMGLALGGALGYSGGGWLFDTGKALGQPALPWGMLGIIGMLTLAALYWQFHLKRIEPAMLNEH, from the coding sequence ATGTCATTAATGACACAGGCCCGCAGTCTGGGTAAATATTTTCTGCTGCTGGATAACATGCTGGTGGTATTGGGTTTCTTCGTCGTGTTCCCGTTGATCTCCATTCGCTTTGTCGATCAGATGGGCTGGGCGGCGCTCACCGTCGGGATTGCACTCGGCCTGCGTCAATTCACCCAACAAGGGCTCGGCATTTTCGGCGGCGCCATCGCCGACCGTTTCGGCGCCAAACCGATGATCGTCACTGGCATGTTGCTGCGCGCGTCTGGATTTGTGTTCATGGCGCTGGCTACGACACCGCTGATGCTGATGCTCTCCTGCGTACTGTCGGCACTGGGCGGCACCTTATTCGAACCACCGCGTAACGCGATGGTTATCAAGCTGACCCGGCCGCACGAACGCAGCCGTTTCTTCTCGCTGTTAATGATGCAGGACAACGCCGGCGCAGTGATCGGCGCGCTGATCGGTAGCTGGTTGATGCAATATAACTTTTCGGTGGTGTGCTGGGCCGGCGCGGCGGTATTCGTGCTGGCGGCCGCGCTGAACGCCCTGCTGCTGCCCGCCTATCGCATTTCCACCATTCGCACCCCCATCCGCGAAGGGATGATGCGGGTGATGCGCGACCATCGCTTCGTCGTTTATGTGCTGACGCTGACCGGCTATTTCATGCTGGGCGTTCAGGTGTTGTTGATGATGCCTATCATGGTGAATGAACTGGCCGGCACGCCGTCTGCAGTGAAATGGATGTACGCCATTGAAGCTGCGCTGTCGCTGACGCTGCTTTACCCGATAGCACGCTGGAGCGAAAAACGTTTCCGCCTGGAACAGCGGCTGATGTTCGGGCTGTTCATCATGACCCTGAGCCTGATCCCGATGGGCATGATCACCAGCCTGCAATGGTTGTTGGGTCTGATCGGGCTGTTTTACATTGGTTCCATCATCGCCGAACCGGCGCGGGAAACGCTGGGCGCATCGCTGGCCGATGCCCGTGCCCGCGGCAGCTATATGGGATTTAGCCGCATGGGGCTGGCACTGGGCGGCGCGCTCGGTTACAGCGGTGGCGGCTGGCTGTTTGATACCGGAAAGGCGCTCGGCCAACCGGCCTTGCCCTGGGGTATGTTAGGCATTATCGGCATGCTGACCCTGGCCGCCCTGTACTGGCAATTCCATCTGAAACGGATCGAACCGGCAATGCTGAACGAGCATTGA
- the rimJ gene encoding ribosomal protein S5-alanine N-acetyltransferase, with the protein MFGYRSTTPRVRLITDRLVVRLAHERDAWRLAEYYAENRDFLKPWEPVRDASHCYPSGWQARLSVICDMHKQGSAYYFLLLDPDENEVRGVANFSNVLRGSFHACYLGYSLGEKWQRQGIMYEALQSALRYMQCQQHMHRIMANYMPHNHRSGNLLARLGFEKEGYAKNYLLIDGKWQDHVLTALTNNEWTPMR; encoded by the coding sequence ATGTTTGGCTATCGCTCAACGACACCCAGAGTCCGTCTGATTACGGATCGGCTGGTGGTCCGTCTGGCGCACGAACGCGATGCCTGGCGTCTGGCTGAGTATTACGCGGAGAACCGTGATTTTTTAAAACCCTGGGAGCCGGTGCGCGATGCCAGCCACTGTTATCCTTCCGGTTGGCAGGCGCGGCTGAGCGTGATCTGCGATATGCACAAACAGGGGAGCGCGTACTATTTTTTGCTGCTGGACCCGGATGAAAACGAAGTGCGCGGCGTGGCTAACTTCAGTAATGTGCTGCGCGGTTCTTTTCATGCCTGTTATCTGGGGTATTCGCTGGGTGAAAAATGGCAGAGGCAGGGGATCATGTACGAAGCATTGCAGTCGGCATTGCGTTACATGCAGTGCCAGCAGCATATGCATCGCATTATGGCCAACTATATGCCGCATAATCATCGTAGCGGCAACCTGCTGGCCCGGCTGGGGTTTGAGAAAGAAGGTTACGCCAAAAATTATTTATTGATTGACGGCAAGTGGCAGGATCATGTGCTGACCGCTCTGACGAACAATGAATGGACGCCGATGCGCTGA
- a CDS encoding YceH family protein, translating into MKYSLTPQEARVIGCLLEKQVTTPEQYPMSLNGLTAACNQKTNREPVMDLTENEVQQTLDLLVKRHFLRTVSGFGNRVMKYEHRFCNSEFGDLKFSTAEVALVTTLLLRGAQTPGELRTRAARLHEFADMEEVENVLQHLQQREDGPFVVRLAREPGKRESRFMHLFSGEVAEAAPSVSGDAPPDDGLAARVSVLENDVAELRAQLAALQARLA; encoded by the coding sequence ATGAAATACTCATTGACGCCCCAGGAAGCGCGGGTAATCGGATGCCTGCTGGAAAAGCAGGTCACGACCCCGGAGCAGTATCCGATGTCCCTGAATGGCCTGACCGCCGCCTGTAATCAGAAGACCAACCGCGAGCCGGTGATGGATCTGACCGAAAACGAGGTGCAACAAACGCTGGACTTGCTGGTGAAACGACATTTTCTGCGTACCGTCAGCGGTTTTGGCAATCGGGTAATGAAATATGAACACCGGTTTTGCAACTCTGAATTCGGCGACCTGAAATTCTCCACGGCCGAAGTGGCGCTGGTGACGACCTTGTTGCTGCGCGGTGCTCAGACGCCGGGCGAGTTGCGCACCCGTGCCGCTCGTCTGCACGAATTTGCCGATATGGAAGAGGTGGAGAACGTGTTGCAGCACCTGCAACAGCGTGAGGACGGGCCGTTTGTGGTGCGGCTGGCGCGCGAGCCGGGTAAACGCGAAAGCCGTTTTATGCATCTGTTTAGCGGCGAAGTGGCCGAGGCGGCGCCTTCTGTGTCGGGTGATGCGCCGCCGGATGACGGCCTGGCTGCCCGGGTGTCGGTACTGGAAAATGATGTTGCTGAATTACGGGCGCAACTGGCGGCGTTGCAGGCGCGTCTTGCCTGA
- the murJ gene encoding murein biosynthesis integral membrane protein MurJ, whose protein sequence is MNLLKSLAAVSSMTMLSRVLGFMRDAIVARVFGAGMATDAFFVAFKLPNLLRRTFAEGAFSQAFVPILAEYKSQQGEAAARTFMAYVAGMLTLILALVTVAGMIAAPWVIMVTAPGFASTPERFELTSALLRVTFPYILLISLTSMVGSVLNTWNRFSVPAFAPTLLNISMIGFALLGARWFDPPVMALGWAVIVGGVLQLGYQLPYLKKIGMLVLPRIKFRDPSVSRVMKLMVPAIIGVSVSQISLIINTIFASFLSQGAVSWMYYADRLMEFPSGVLGVALGTILLPSLSKSVASGNHQEYSRLLDWGLRLCFVLALPATVALGLLAKPLTVALFQYGKFSAFDAMMTQRALVAYSIGLMGLILVKVLVPGFYARQDIKTPVKIAMATLVMTQLMNLIFIGPLQHAGLSLSIGLASCFNAGLLFWQLRRQRIFAPQPGWTVFLVKLVTAVVVMSAVLITLNLWMPPWEQGNMTERLLRLLMVVAAGVVSYFASLVTLGFRPGDFSRRSV, encoded by the coding sequence ATGAATCTACTGAAATCACTGGCAGCGGTCAGTTCCATGACCATGCTTTCTCGTGTGTTGGGATTTATGCGCGATGCGATCGTCGCTCGCGTGTTTGGCGCCGGTATGGCAACCGACGCTTTTTTTGTGGCGTTCAAGCTACCTAATTTGTTGCGGCGTACTTTTGCCGAAGGCGCGTTTTCTCAGGCGTTCGTTCCGATCCTGGCTGAGTACAAGAGTCAGCAAGGCGAGGCGGCGGCGCGCACTTTTATGGCCTATGTCGCCGGCATGTTGACGCTGATTCTGGCGCTGGTGACGGTAGCCGGGATGATTGCCGCCCCCTGGGTCATCATGGTGACCGCGCCGGGCTTTGCCTCGACGCCGGAGCGTTTTGAATTGACCTCTGCGCTGCTGCGGGTGACTTTTCCTTATATCCTGCTGATTTCGCTGACATCAATGGTTGGGTCGGTGCTCAATACCTGGAACCGATTTTCGGTTCCGGCGTTTGCGCCAACCTTATTAAACATCAGTATGATCGGTTTTGCGTTGCTGGGTGCCCGCTGGTTTGACCCGCCGGTGATGGCGCTAGGTTGGGCGGTGATAGTCGGCGGGGTGCTGCAACTGGGTTATCAACTGCCGTATTTGAAAAAAATCGGCATGTTGGTGTTGCCGCGCATCAAGTTTCGCGATCCCAGCGTCAGCCGGGTGATGAAGCTGATGGTGCCGGCGATTATTGGCGTATCGGTCAGCCAGATCTCTCTGATCATCAACACCATTTTTGCTTCGTTCCTCAGCCAGGGCGCTGTCTCGTGGATGTACTATGCCGATCGATTGATGGAGTTTCCCTCCGGCGTGCTGGGTGTGGCATTAGGGACGATTCTGCTGCCGTCGTTGTCGAAAAGCGTCGCCAGCGGCAACCACCAGGAGTATTCCCGGTTATTGGACTGGGGGTTGCGGCTATGCTTCGTGCTGGCATTGCCTGCGACGGTGGCGTTGGGACTGCTGGCGAAACCGCTGACGGTGGCGCTGTTCCAGTACGGTAAATTCAGCGCGTTTGACGCCATGATGACGCAGCGTGCGCTGGTCGCTTACTCCATCGGTTTGATGGGGTTAATCCTGGTGAAAGTATTGGTGCCGGGATTTTATGCACGGCAGGATATTAAAACGCCGGTAAAAATCGCCATGGCGACACTGGTGATGACCCAGTTGATGAACCTGATATTTATCGGTCCGTTGCAACATGCCGGGCTGTCGCTGTCGATTGGTCTGGCATCTTGCTTCAACGCCGGGTTGTTATTCTGGCAGTTGCGTCGCCAGCGTATCTTTGCCCCTCAACCGGGCTGGACGGTATTTTTGGTGAAACTGGTGACGGCCGTCGTGGTGATGTCTGCCGTGCTGATCACGCTGAATCTGTGGATGCCCCCCTGGGAGCAAGGCAATATGACGGAGCGGCTGTTGCGTTTGCTGATGGTAGTGGCGGCAGGTGTCGTCAGCTATTTTGCCTCGCTGGTCACACTGGGATTCCGTCCGGGAGATTTTTCCCGCCGTAGCGTCTGA
- a CDS encoding methyl-accepting chemotaxis protein → MTIFQKLAIAIAIFVLALGGVGGYGIKALGDSKDRVEYVTGNTLPSLTLLSNSNINMREVRASLSMLSEIEDQAQRVSQLKTILGQLANVDKFMADYKQNYISDDRDAQMTDNTIQLLASYRQSIDSLYQGGTIQKSTDAAAENTKKQTEQALIKLLQDQREYNLTLASNQEKANKESYNIALYTLVSLIVVSVGVAGTLAWVILLYVRRSLNHLQHTLLTISDNLDLTLRADDSHHDEIGKTAQALNNLTERFATVLADVRMASESVATASNEIAAANIDLSARTEEQASSLAQTAASMHEISSTVESNVDNARQANSLGQQAADAVTHGDDSVERMMQAMKAIASGSEKVAEITNLIEGIAFQTNILALNAAVEAARAGEHGRGFAVVAGEVRTLSQRSSSAAREIKTLIDNAITAVRNGSQQADDVRNAISNVKALITNASSLVGEMSMASEEQSRGISQINVAINQMEAVTQQNAAMVEQASSAAESLNDQAARLRQLVEIFRLKAGAGHQRLDNASTNTLSLGMK, encoded by the coding sequence ATGACGATTTTCCAGAAGTTAGCCATAGCTATCGCGATTTTTGTACTGGCGCTCGGTGGGGTGGGCGGGTACGGCATCAAAGCACTGGGGGATTCGAAAGACAGGGTTGAATACGTTACCGGCAATACCTTACCCAGCCTGACGTTATTATCTAACTCGAATATCAATATGCGTGAAGTACGGGCATCGCTCTCGATGCTGTCGGAGATTGAGGATCAAGCGCAGCGCGTGAGTCAGTTAAAAACCATTCTGGGACAACTGGCGAACGTAGATAAATTCATGGCGGATTATAAGCAAAATTATATTTCCGACGATCGTGACGCACAGATGACCGATAACACCATTCAATTGTTGGCGTCTTACCGTCAGTCTATCGATAGCCTTTATCAAGGCGGCACTATTCAGAAAAGTACCGATGCAGCAGCAGAAAATACTAAAAAACAAACCGAGCAGGCATTGATAAAATTGTTGCAGGATCAGCGAGAATACAATTTGACGCTGGCCAGTAATCAGGAAAAGGCGAATAAAGAAAGCTACAACATCGCACTCTATACGCTGGTCAGCCTGATCGTTGTTTCCGTTGGGGTAGCTGGTACGCTGGCGTGGGTGATTCTGCTCTACGTTCGCCGTAGCCTGAATCACTTGCAACACACGTTGTTGACGATCAGCGACAATCTGGATCTGACGTTGCGGGCCGATGATAGCCATCATGATGAAATCGGTAAGACGGCGCAGGCGCTCAATAACCTGACCGAGCGTTTCGCCACGGTGCTGGCGGATGTGCGTATGGCCAGCGAAAGCGTGGCGACGGCGTCTAACGAGATTGCCGCGGCAAATATCGATCTGTCCGCGCGGACTGAAGAACAGGCCTCATCCCTGGCGCAAACCGCCGCCAGCATGCATGAGATTTCCTCCACGGTAGAAAGCAATGTCGATAACGCCCGGCAGGCCAATAGCCTTGGTCAGCAGGCGGCGGACGCCGTGACCCATGGTGATGATTCCGTCGAACGCATGATGCAGGCGATGAAAGCGATTGCTTCCGGTTCGGAGAAAGTGGCGGAGATTACTAATCTGATTGAAGGGATCGCTTTCCAGACTAATATTCTGGCGCTTAACGCAGCAGTGGAAGCCGCGCGTGCCGGTGAACATGGCCGTGGCTTTGCTGTGGTGGCGGGTGAGGTGCGTACGTTGTCGCAGCGCTCCTCTTCGGCCGCCAGAGAAATCAAAACGCTGATCGATAATGCCATAACCGCCGTAAGAAACGGCTCGCAACAAGCCGATGATGTACGCAATGCGATCAGCAACGTTAAAGCGCTGATCACCAATGCGTCGTCGCTGGTAGGCGAAATGTCGATGGCATCGGAGGAACAGAGCCGGGGTATCAGCCAGATCAACGTGGCGATCAACCAAATGGAAGCCGTCACGCAACAAAACGCGGCTATGGTGGAACAGGCATCGTCGGCGGCGGAGTCGCTCAATGATCAGGCGGCGAGGTTGCGCCAACTGGTAGAGATTTTCCGGTTGAAGGCTGGAGCAGGTCATCAACGACTGGATAATGCATCGACCAATACGCTGTCTTTGGGGATGAAATAA
- the argS gene encoding arginine--tRNA ligase, with translation MNIQALLSEKVHQAMIAAGAPADSEAMVRQSAKAQFGDYQANGIMAVAKKLGMPPRQLAEKVVQTLQLDGIAAKTEIAGPGFINIFLDPQWLSAQLEHVLAAPNLGVLPVEPQTIVVDYSAPNVAKEMHVGNLRSTIIGDAAVRTLEFLGHRVIRANHVGDWGTQFGMLIAHLEDVQNGSASDLELADLEAFYREAKKQYDEDAAFAERARGYVVKLQSGDEYCRSMWRKLVDITMVQNQRSYDRLNVSLTPNDVMGESLYNEMLPEIVADLKAKGLAEESEGAIVVYLDEYKNKEGEAMGVIVQKKDGGYLYTTTDIACAKYRYEKLGADRVLYYIDSRQHQHLMQAWSIVRKAGYVPESVSLEHHMFGMMLGKDGKPFKTRAGGTIKLSELLDEAYERALALIAGKNPEMDRTELEQLAQVVSIGAVKYADLSKNRTTDYIFDWDNMLAFEGNTAPYMQYAYTRVSSIFKRAGVEENSLTQPIALTAEHEQALATRLLQFEETVTTVARDGTPHVMCAYLYDLAGLFSGFYENCPILNADSESTRQSRLKLALLTAKTLKTGLDTLGIQTVEKM, from the coding sequence GTGAATATTCAGGCTCTTCTTTCAGAAAAAGTCCATCAGGCAATGATTGCGGCGGGCGCGCCCGCTGACAGCGAAGCAATGGTTCGCCAGTCAGCAAAAGCGCAATTTGGTGATTATCAGGCAAACGGCATCATGGCAGTCGCCAAGAAACTCGGCATGCCGCCGCGCCAGTTGGCCGAAAAAGTGGTTCAAACGCTGCAACTGGATGGCATTGCAGCCAAGACGGAAATTGCCGGTCCCGGTTTCATCAATATCTTTCTCGACCCTCAGTGGTTGTCCGCTCAACTGGAGCATGTGCTGGCCGCCCCGAATCTGGGGGTTTTGCCCGTCGAGCCGCAAACCATCGTCGTTGACTATTCCGCACCTAACGTCGCCAAAGAGATGCACGTCGGTAATCTGCGCTCCACCATCATCGGTGATGCAGCGGTGCGTACGCTGGAGTTTCTCGGTCATCGCGTTATCCGCGCCAACCATGTCGGTGACTGGGGTACCCAGTTCGGTATGCTGATTGCCCATCTGGAAGACGTGCAAAACGGCAGCGCCAGCGATCTGGAATTGGCCGACCTGGAAGCCTTCTACCGCGAAGCGAAAAAACAGTATGACGAGGATGCCGCCTTCGCGGAACGCGCCCGCGGCTATGTGGTGAAGCTACAAAGCGGCGATGAGTACTGCCGCTCAATGTGGCGTAAGCTGGTAGACATCACCATGGTCCAAAACCAGCGTAGTTACGACCGTCTGAACGTCTCGTTGACGCCAAACGACGTCATGGGTGAAAGCCTTTATAACGAGATGCTGCCTGAAATCGTCGCGGACCTGAAAGCCAAAGGGCTGGCAGAGGAAAGCGAAGGCGCCATCGTGGTCTATCTCGACGAGTACAAAAACAAAGAAGGCGAAGCGATGGGCGTCATCGTCCAGAAAAAGGATGGCGGCTACCTCTACACCACCACCGACATCGCCTGCGCCAAGTACCGTTATGAAAAACTGGGTGCCGACCGCGTGCTGTACTATATCGACTCCCGCCAGCATCAACACCTGATGCAAGCCTGGAGCATCGTACGTAAAGCCGGTTACGTGCCGGAGTCCGTCAGTCTGGAACATCACATGTTCGGCATGATGCTGGGTAAAGACGGTAAACCGTTTAAAACCCGCGCCGGCGGCACCATCAAGCTGTCTGAGCTGCTGGATGAAGCCTACGAACGGGCGCTGGCGCTGATTGCAGGCAAAAATCCGGAGATGGATCGCACCGAACTGGAACAACTGGCGCAGGTGGTATCCATTGGCGCCGTCAAATACGCCGACCTGTCGAAAAACCGCACTACCGATTACATATTCGACTGGGACAATATGCTGGCGTTCGAAGGCAATACCGCGCCGTATATGCAGTACGCTTACACTCGCGTGTCGTCTATCTTTAAACGCGCCGGTGTGGAAGAAAACAGCCTGACTCAGCCAATCGCCCTGACTGCCGAGCATGAACAAGCTCTGGCTACCCGCCTGCTGCAGTTCGAAGAAACGGTGACGACGGTGGCCCGTGACGGTACGCCGCATGTGATGTGTGCTTACCTGTACGATCTGGCCGGGCTGTTCTCCGGTTTTTACGAAAACTGCCCCATCCTCAACGCCGACAGCGAAAGCACACGCCAAAGCCGCCTCAAACTGGCGCTGCTGACGGCCAAGACGCTGAAAACCGGCCTGGATACGCTGGGTATCCAGACGGTCGAGAAAATGTAA
- a CDS encoding VOC family protein: MTALLPSTLPSALMNDLSRFTAELQQFAQQLELDLTAFEADHISLRCHQNSTAEQWYSALLECGSLLSENLINGRKICLFTLHQPLVVGPWRIDCIELPWPGSRYYPHEGWEHVELVLPGDPATLHPRALACLSDVALTTPGIKLKFSHPQGKGERLPNPTLAVTNGRITLKFHPYRIQAIVASEQSAAQ; encoded by the coding sequence ATGACCGCTTTGTTACCGTCGACGCTTCCCTCCGCCTTAATGAATGATCTTTCCCGTTTTACGGCTGAACTTCAGCAATTCGCACAGCAGCTCGAACTTGACTTGACCGCGTTTGAGGCCGACCACATCTCTTTACGCTGTCATCAAAACAGCACGGCGGAACAATGGTACTCTGCGTTGCTAGAGTGCGGTTCGCTGTTGTCGGAAAACCTTATCAATGGCCGGAAAATTTGTCTGTTTACGCTACACCAGCCGTTGGTCGTCGGCCCCTGGCGGATTGATTGCATAGAACTTCCATGGCCTGGTAGCCGATATTACCCGCATGAAGGATGGGAACATGTGGAATTGGTATTGCCCGGTGATCCGGCGACATTACATCCTCGCGCGCTGGCCTGCTTGTCGGACGTAGCCCTGACCACGCCCGGCATTAAGCTGAAATTCAGTCATCCTCAGGGAAAGGGTGAGCGCCTGCCTAATCCGACATTAGCGGTAACGAATGGCCGCATCACCCTGAAATTTCATCCCTATCGCATACAAGCGATCGTCGCCAGCGAACAGTCGGCCGCTCAGTAA